Genomic DNA from Propionispora hippei DSM 15287:
AACACGGGTGCCGGTGCTTAAAACACCGTAGGCTTTAGTCTTAGGCGCAATCGGCAGGCTGCCGGCCACTCCCACAACAACCCCATTGCGTTTGGGCCCTCCGTCAGCCTGGGTCTGCGTCACACCGCCAAATAAAGATACATTGGCAATGGTATCGATCATATTATTGACCAGTACGAGCTGCTGCGCTTTGATGTCGCTGCTGCCATGCAACGGATTATCGGTTTTAAAATCATTGTATGTATACTGACCGGCGTAGCCAAAACCAACCCCAACGGTAAGCGCGTAACCGACATTTTGTTTGCCGTCCACTTTTACATTATCGCTGGACAAATTCGGGGAACCCATATTCAGATCAAGCGATACATGTCCCAAAGAATAACTCGGCATGGGACTGGCGCTGCAAACCGCAGTAGTAGCAAGCATCATACCGCACAGTATACCTAACATTTTTTTCATAAGTAAAAATCTCCTTTTCGGGTAGTCTCGTAGAAATTTTACACTACCATTATTATAATTCAATAATAATCATAGACTACCACATTACTTATGTCAACTGTAATGCCTGCCGTAAAAATCTGGCAATACCGCCTGCCGCGGGAGTCCCACGGTTAATCACACCGTAGTCAAGACTTCTTATTACTGTTTTTCCGGCTGATTATCTTTTTTATTCATCCCCAGACCATAGTATGACGCAACAACCAGTCCGAACCAGACCGGGGCAATATACAGAGCGACACGGGTATCGGCATCCATAAACATGACAAACACGACAAAAAGCAAGAATACCAGCCCGGCCCAAGTGGAAAATGGCGTGTGCGGCATCGGATACTTAATCTGCCCAATTTGCTCGTCAGTTAAGGTCTGCCGGTATTTTTTCTGAACCAGCAGGATTACCCCCCAGATCCAAAGCGCTCCAAAGGTAGCCACGCTGGTAACATAGGTGAATACATGAGCCGGGATCAAATAATTAA
This window encodes:
- a CDS encoding outer membrane beta-barrel protein → MKKMLGILCGMMLATTAVCSASPMPSYSLGHVSLDLNMGSPNLSSDNVKVDGKQNVGYALTVGVGFGYAGQYTYNDFKTDNPLHGSSDIKAQQLVLVNNMIDTIANVSLFGGVTQTQADGGPKRNGVVVGVAGSLPIAPKTKAYGVLSTGTRVSGYELGLSYSMTDNAKLNLGYRDTKYKGVIFNDDAKSDVTAKGLVGGVTLSL